In Anolis sagrei isolate rAnoSag1 chromosome 5, rAnoSag1.mat, whole genome shotgun sequence, the DNA window TCCAAGAAACTGAGGTCAACATTACCTTTAttactctgccctcctccaggcaCTGTGGCAAATGAGATTGGAGGTAGAACACACTGCAGCCAGACATGAAAGAGTACTGGAAGTAATAAGAAAAGGACTGAGAATCATGCAGCCCTCCTGCTATTGTTGAACTTTAACTCCCAACAACTTTAGGGAACAAAGCAAATGGTGAGCAATGCtaagagttgcaatccaacaacatctggagagtcgTGCAATTCCAACTTCTGCAATTATTACCATCTATGTGTGCATAGATCTATTGCTCAGAACGAGGGAATATTACATTTTTGGACCACAAATACTTGAAACTCATAGTCAAGCTGGCTGAAGACTTTTGGGAGTTATACGGTAGTACAAAAAAGTAACTGACCCAAGTTCTGGTTTTCTTCCTTTATCATATGAACCTGAACATGACTGTTTTCAAGAAGAGAATGTGGACAGAGTCTACAATCCAGCAGAACCGTTCTTGAAAGCGACCATCTGTTCTCCAAAAAGCCATATGGCCCACTTCCAGATTTTGGTTTTGAAGCTCATTCTATGGTCAGACTTTGGAAAAGCTACTTTCCTGGACCACAACAGCCAGCCAGCAGGGCCAATGTCTATGGGACCCCAATGgcggattctgggagctgtactcCAGAAACATGACTCTTCCAAGCTCTGCATGTGCCACAGCTTTCATTTTCCTGCTGTTCAAGGTAAAGCCCCGTGTTTGCGCCCCACTTCAGTAAAGGCCTCCACACATCGGTCTATATCTTCTTCACTGTGAACAGCTGAGATCTGCACCCGGATACGAGCTTTTCCTTTTGGCACCACTGGGTAGCTGAATCCAATGACGTAAATGCCTGttggggagaaaagagaaagcttattcatttgggttgttgtaggtttttaggcctagaacatggtcatatagcctgaaaaacctacaaccacccagtgattctggccatgaaagccttcaacaatacttattCTGTCTGCCCTCCCTTCTAATAAGCTCATGGTAGCATACAGGGGTCTCTTCCATATTTTATCCTCACAAGTCATCCACTGTGCTTCACTTCTCAGTAAGGACTAGAAACTGGATCTCTGGTGTTCTAGATCAGCACACTAACCATTATACTGCATTGCTTGTTgccgattttatattgtgttatgtatACACTTATCTATTCTATTGCCTTAATTTTATTTTGTGAGCTTTGGGCATTGAGATGGGCAGTTAACAAAAAAAGAATGTATATGACCAACAAAAGCAGACCATATAAGAAACCACTTTATTCTGATCTATCTAGTCCAGTACTATCAACTCTGGCTGGTTTTCTAGATCTACTTAGAGATTCCCAATATCTCCAAATGgtttcccatctaagtactaatcaGACCAGAATCCAAAATTAGACCAACATGTTTAAATCAGGTTAGTTTGGTAGTGCATATAACAGAACATACAGCTACTAGTCATACTGGTTTTCTAAAGACAATATTGACCCTATGGAGCAGCCAGGAAACCTCCTGTGAGAAGATGCAACTTGTGCTCTTGAAGTAGCACTAATTTCCAGAAGTTCCCAGGGAGGCTCTGAGAGTCACACTCCAAAAAAGTGGAAACATTTCCTAGCTGATTAAAAGCAAATCCAAAAGCCATTTCAACAAGGCTGACTTCATAAGGCAGAATGTGATGGCAGCAGATTTGGGGAGAGATGAAAGGTTAAGCTGTGTTTTTAACTCCCAAGAACAAGAAGAAAGGCAGTTGTGGGACTTTCACTCTTAGTTATCAATATAATGAGCTGGTTTTAGGTCAAAATACTGTAACTTGCATGAGTGAAAATGCCATTTGCTAATCTGCTTAAGAATTGAGATGTCCCTCTGCTTTATCAAGGAAATCCAAATTTATGTCTATGCATTTGAGGGGTGGGGGTGGATGGGAATAGTCCCGAATTACACAGAAGGAGGATTGCCTGTAAGTGATGCCAGGTAggaaattatgggagctgtaatcaaacaacaaaacaaacactaaGGGGTATTAATCCTTCCCCATGCTTTCcaaagcttctctctctctctctctctcttgatctctttggagttacacttttaaaaaagtacatattccaacttacatacaaattcgacttaagaacaaacctatagaatctatcttgttcgtaacttggggactgcctgtatgtgcaGCTGGAGTCATTTGCACTTTCCAAATTCTAGGCTAAAGCTGAGTTTTCCTGGTTTTCTGTGGAACTCCTTGATAAAAGGAGGATAAACTTCCCAGGTTTCCTGTCACTGCTCAGCAAGGATGATACAAATGACAGGTTCAATGTTGAATTTTGTTTTCATAAGAAATGCTATGAATACTTGTTACTATGACATGCAACATCACTGAGTAGCATTTACACACACTATAAAATGGAAAACAGCCACAATACAATCTACAGTTAACTGGTCCCAGATCTGATAGCAAAGAATTCACAAGCTGCTCAAAGCTTCCTATCCTAAAACAGTTACCTCTCTTTAGCATGTCATCAGCCATCCCTGAAGCCAGCCGAGCATCACCCAACATCACTGGGCAAATAGGATGATCATTGCCTGAAATGGTGAACCCAGCTGCAGCCATCTTGCTTCGAAATctgcaagaaaaagaaaggccTTCAAAATCCAAGGTTTTGGGGGGGAATTTTTTGTAAATTTATCTCCAGCTGAGAGTAGTGTAGATAACTGTCTTCCTCCTACATTATCCTTAGAATGACTTCTAAAGTAGTAAACCTGAGGGAACTTGTAAgttttataatcatcatcatcatcttgttctgtttctaataataataataataataataataataataataataatatttcagactgtccaaattaccatctgttagctgcaaaaggccaccctactgggatctgcacacattatttgctgatacatcacacactcctacacacttgggaagtgtttgctgtatactaatcttgttatgtttcaattaataatactttgtttatatacttgtttatattccatcctactccccgaggggactcagagtggattacactatatacacagacactggcaaacattcaatgccttattaGAAATGACATACAATGAAACATCTCAGTAGAATTTCTTGATTTGAACACAGGGCCTAAATCTTGTTAGTCTCTTGACTTACCTTGTGGTCTTGGCAGCCATTGACTGTGCTATGGCATTGCTCTCCATGAGCAAATCCAAAGCCTTAGAAGCACAGCCAACCACCGCAGGAGGCAAGCTATTGGAGAAGAGGTACGGCCGAGAGCGTTGGCGGAGGAGGTCAACAAGTCCCTTGGGGCCAGTTGTGTAGCCACCTGAAAAAGAGACAAATCTAGTATTTGATGGCAAGCTTGTGAAGCTTCTCACTCACCATGTTTTGGGCCAGGAGTTtctgcactttttaaaaatttcagttAGACAACTATGACAGGAGGTTATTTCAAGCAGAGGACAAAGTTTGGAAAGTATATGGGGTTTTCAGTGATTATACATTCCAGAATCCTTTAGTCAGCATGGTTCATGCTGACGAGGGGATTCTGGAAGATGCAACCCACAAGATAACTGATGTACACTATGCCTACTTGTTACACAAGctcacctcacaatctctgaggatgcctaccatagatggggatgaaacattaggagagaatgcttctgaaacatagccatacaacctggaaaactcacagaacttCACTGAACATAACTATGTtagatgcaaaaaaaaccccaaaacaaaactttGAACACTCAATAATTGTGCCAAAGGCGTAGAGTAGGGGTCTCTAAACTAAGGGCCGTGGGCTGGATGcggtctccaaggtcatttatccagctcCCACCCTTAATcatagacttagggttgcccaaagtctgaaataacttgaagacacacaacaacaatctttattaatatttcatcagtcaaaagcaggcccacatttcccattgaaatactggtaagtttatgttggttaaagtcgttcttcattttaaatcttgttttgctcttttgtagtttttttgcactagaaataagatatgtgcagtgtacataggaattggttcatgttcttttcaaactatactccagctccccaagtctgtgaactggccccctgcttaaaaagtttgataaCCCTTGGCCCAGAGAGAACATTACTAGGCTCTCCTgtatcagtggctctcaacttgtaggtccccaggtgttttggcctaggaAGCTGTGGGTCTACTGTACTACTATGCATGAATGTAGAGACCTTGGAGAAACTGTCTATGGTTTGAAATAGTGCTGAGAGGTTAGAAGATCAAGGCATGCAATaccaaaaggaaacaaaaaagcatgttctatattttccccaaaacaggACACTACTGATTAGAAGCTTCACCTGCTGCTCCTCCAAGTGCTTTTCCAAGGGTTGAGTTGATTATAGTGACTTTATCCATCACTCCCAAAAGCTCATCTGTGCCCCTGAAAAGAGAGGATAGCTGGATTAACCTGGGCCTCTTACCCCTCATGGCAAATGTCCAACCAAAGCTACTGCTATGACATCAGTACAATCCAATAAGCAATACGAACACCAGAGAAACAGACAAGGGAAAACAACTGAATTCCTTACCGTCCATTGGGCCCCAGAAAGCCAGTGGCATGGCattcatcaataaaaacaatggcATTGTACTTCTGGGCTAGGCTGCAGATTTCCTTCAAAGGGGCAATGTCGCCATCCATGGAGAAAGCACCATCAGTGACCACCATCCGTAGACGACATTTCTGGACAGACAAGGAGATGTCATTAGGAAACAAATAGCTTTCAATGAAGAAGGATGATTTTTAAACCAGTGGCCTAACTTTTTTTTGGAGCCACATGATGCTGCACAACAGAGAAGCAATGGCATTCACTTACCTGTGCATCCTGCAATTTGGCTTCCAGGTCCTGCATGTCCATGTGCTTGTAGCGGTACTTATTGGCCTTACAGAGCCGGATCCCATCGATGATGGAGGCATGATTCAGTTCATCTGAAATGACTGCATCTTCAGGAGTCAGTAATGCCTGTATGTCCCAACAAACAAAGTGTGTTTATAATGCTTATAAGCCTCtctttattaaatatagtttagctgactgaggctgcatctacactcttGAATTAACACagtctgaaaccactttaactaccatggctcaatgatatgcaagctacagttttacaaggtgtttagacTTCTCTTCCAAATAGCACTGGTTTCtcgccaaactataaatcccaccatttcacagcactgagccatgacggTTAAAGCGGCACCAAACGGTGTTCATTCTACAATGTTGATGCTCCCAAGATTTAATTCTCTACTGTCTAAAACAAACAAGATACCATATATGTAAAACCTTTTGTCCAACTGTAAGTAGGACTTATCATAGGAATGTGCTGTCTGATCAATTATGGCTGCTCTTAACAATTGGGTGAGTTTTTGATTCATCAACTGAACCTCTGGCGCAACAGTCAGATAgtttttacatttcattttcatttgatCTCACTATTTGCCTTCTTTCTTGATACATACTgcatatcccttatccagaatcctGAAATCCTAAATACTTCCAAACCATCCACATGGAAGCCAAGAAAGAGAAacctttgctttgctattgttccGTGTACACAAACTGTGTTTCAGgcacaaaattgttttaaaatactgcatataaaattatattcaggCTACATATGAAATATAAAGgactttcatgtttagatttagaTTCCATTCCCAAAATATATcattatgtatatacaaatattttaaaccacaaatacttctggtcccaagcatttcagataaagaagACTCAATCTGTAGTTGTCCCAAATACGGACAAACACCTCACAAGGGAAATAAAATTTATTGTATTCGGTGAAGCTTTTGACATAATAAATGTGTTAGCTTGCAactctttgttgttatttttgccaCACTAACAAACTTTCTcaagagaaattattattgagatcAACTTTTTGAGGGACTTGGGGATTTTTCTCTAGTTATCATCCATTATCTACACCCAAATGTGCTACAAACCTCAAAGAGTCCTGCATTAGCATCAAAGCAGCTGGCATAGAGAATGGCATCTTCTCTCTGGTGGAAGTGAGCAATTTTCTCCTCCAGATCCTTGTGTATGGTCTAAAGTGTTGgagaaagaaacacaaaagagTTCTGACTATTGTTAATGTTACAACCAGAAAGATAGGCTGAGCAAGATTTGCACTTCCTAGGAATAGATATTTGGCTCTGCACCAAATCAGAAATTGAATAAGACCATATCACTCAAGCAGATACATGCAAATATGCTAATTTTGCGTCAGCTATAGAATAGATTCCTTTGTTAATTTTCTTCTCGAAGAAAGCAATTACTACTTTTAGCTATTAACTTCCCACTGTACAGAAGTCTTCACAATTCAGGATTGATTACTCAAAGAAAACTCAATTTTGTGCATAGTAACTTCTGAATTATGAATAGCGTATTTCTGCACACCGTTTTGTGCAGAATACAACATTgcagtaaaaaaaatgaaaattctgtGAAGAATGAGTCCAACATCATCATTTTCCAGAAAAATGCTTTCCTAGGCAAAACAACCATTTTCAAATCCTAAACTACAAATATTCTTGTCACTTCAGGATTATTATTGTCAGGGCtttgcaacattaaaaaaaaaccacacgcatattgatacaaaataaaacttGACTTTCTACTGCTTCTAATGttatttccatttattattttttgctattaTGTATGTATTGGTTGTTGTATACATGCATTGtgactggaatccaccctgagtcccttcagggagatagggcggaatataaataaagtcttataaTCATTATTACTATTCCTTCCTACTTCCACTAGAACTGGCAGAATTTCAGTTTTAACTTTCTGCAGAATTTCAATTTCTCCACTACTTTTCAAAATGCAGATCCTttcactgattttttaaaagtgattATATACGGATTTGTTATTATCTTTAGGTAACTTTAGGTACTCCAGTGCAACCAAAAGTCATATTCTGCCACAAGATGGCCACAGagccatgttggaggacctagagattactaCAGAGGGGCTTCTCCAGATTTAAACAGGATATCAATTTTCAAATGTGTGGATTTTCCACTTTCACTGGGCTCAGGCACCCCTAAATGCCATAAAAGTGGGGTACTTTTACAAAAGTAAAGCATTCTTTCCTACTTGTGTTCCACAGATGAAGCGGACAGAGCTGAGGCCGGCACCATACTCCTtcagggcatccagtccagcacGGATCACTTCAGGATGACTGGAAAGCCCTAGATAATTGTTGGCACAGAAATTCAGAATATCTGCAAGAAGAGCGAAAAGACAATAGCAGAAAGAAGTGAACAATCATACAGGAATGTGAGACTTACTCATTTTCTTAAGTGGTTATATCTTTCTTACTCACCTAATCTGGGAgctcaaaaatgttatttttagacTACATCACCCAGAATCTCACAGCCAGATGGGCCAGAAGCTATAAAAGACAAGAAAATCCAAGGAGTCCTAAACTGAAGACGCCTCCAAAGTTGTTTTGGCATctctctgttggaaatagcaacctccttCAAGCctacactagttatttgttatgtatataattctgaTTGCTTACtgcattgtatgtgtgtgttggtatacaattttaccttaactctttgttgtgggaggggctgcaggccatgtgatcagaactgggattgttcaggactctattttagaaacagtatgctttagacttcagtaggaacagtagGCTTGGAGACTCCATTGAACTTTCAGActaccatgtagatgcatccttcgTGGCTTATAACAAAAATTAGAAACTTGTTGCCTGAAGCTAACATAAGTTATTAGAAACATCACCAAAACAGAAGTGTTTTGTTATTGTGAAGCAACCCAGAATAAATCTGACAAAATGCAGTACATATTAGTTGCTCTATATCCTTCTTTTCATAAATACCATTGGTAATGCCACTTTAGATATGCTTCCGGTTCTCCTTGCCTGCAAGTTCAACAACTGCTGTTTTCATACTCTCCTGGCTGTGCAAATATATCCGCCCACCCTTTCTCCTGCCAAAACCAGCTATCATTCTCCAATGTCAGTGTTGGCTAGGATCGTATTACTGTTGCTGGACATATTCTAATTTATGTTTGCTATATGACATTTATTAAACTTAAATGCCATATTTTGGGTGGTAAGTACATTTCAggctgaacaaataaataaagtatcattatCGCACATTCTACTGACTGCACAATGAATTAAAGTTAGAACAACATCAATTGATTCAGAACTGAGGCATACTGGTTCTCCATTAGATATTTTGtctacatctcccatcattccACAGTATGGAAGCAATTTAGTTTTGCTGGCTAGATCCATGGGTCATTGAACTGTCTTTTCAACTCTTCTAACTAATATAgatgtgcaatttggccaaaaggcattGTTTCAGGGCCCATTTTCAGCTGACCCATCATTCTGTTTACCCGGATGTTACTTGAAAGGGgagggggttagggttagattagtgaattgttttgaaacttgccaggcctgcagttgtaaatggggtctaaaactgaggtaggtttcatgcacaTAGGCCTTAAAACGACTGAGGGTTGAGCCTTtaaatttcccattgtagccaatgggccaaatctctgcCGAATGAAAGGATATTATCAGGATACTGGCTAGGAAGGAGTTAAGTCTACAGTATGCTCGAGAAAGGCAGCAGGAAACTTTCCTAGGcttctccagagagggccctacTGGGAACTCggtttcccagcagcacttggtGGGAGTTAAGATTTCTCTGTTtcccagccaataaaaagcccagttgtgtccatgctctgattggctgattgaccgatgactacaattcccagaaccctcccttgcaatttgtcttatttaaaaaatgttatggttaaaacttaaaataattctaaaaaaaatcagtagatttgtgaattgttttgaaacttggcaggcctgcagttttAAATGggatctaaaactgaggtaggtttcatgcacataggccttaaaatgactgaggattgagcctttaacgTTCAACTAAAACCTAGAGTAACCTTAAATGACATCAAAGTAACTCGGAGTGGTTTGTTTTTGGCTCCCTACATTGAAAAAAGCTGATTTCAGCTGAGAACtatggatagacagacaggtaAATGTATTAGATCTGGAACTCTTCCACACTCACAGCACAATGATTCCATTTTAGTTGCCATGGCATCATCATAAGGAATCCTGTGACTTTAGGGAGGACTATTTAAAACCCACAGCAAGAGAGTTGCAATCATTAGACTCCAATCCCCACAATATATtcccatggcaattaaagaggaATCGTGGTGCTATCGCTGTGCAGTGTGAACAAGGCTTATACCTACAAGGTGCCTCCCACAGTTTAGTTTGCAGCTTTGCTGTTTCATTGGGTAATCCAAATGCCAGCATAGCTCCCACCCCACATAAACCAGATAATGGTTGTCCCTATAAATTAGAGCAatagtttccaacctgtggtctgtagaccaccagtggtccacgaGAACTagaatatggtccgcagcctcaccattactacaccgatgcctcaaaaccatgtggcaacaaacgtgactggtcttgtgaaaccctcttatagtgccgaggcaacaaggatgttgggaggggagaggctgactacccatgaaagattactatttccacatcagctctagattattaaatatggttttctgtaggcgagcagatggcaactactggatggcatatgttttgtatcagaaactagaggtgatgtggtctatccaatgcaattttctgaatcagcaccgcaAATAACtacaccaaatctaaagttgaccaaaaactgattcgtaacccttttggtactaaagttggagagtggttcctggtcaaaaaaaggttggaaccaCTGTGCTTTCCCAACTGTATGTAAGACACGTTTGTGTCAGCTGCAGCGTAAAGATGTGTCACGCAAATGTAACATGagacctctgagtctatgtgaagtAAACAATaaatcatgtatttttaaaaagtataaaggAAAAGTTTTcattaggtgtgttgtgtccccATATATTTCGTTATTGCAATTTATATACGTGCCCATATCAGGGCATGGTGTAACccccagtttgctagtaaaactgaactactgcgttgtgaaatgatgcatgtctaaaaaggtgATTATTTGGAAATCTCTgctataaaggtaaaagtttcccc includes these proteins:
- the GCAT gene encoding 2-amino-3-ketobutyrate coenzyme A ligase, mitochondrial — encoded protein: MWARSGLLLGASRPLGARLRSALAQLQHVLEGELEGIRGAGTWKSERVIVSKQGPHIQVEGSRGDILNFCANNYLGLSSHPEVIRAGLDALKEYGAGLSSVRFICGTQTIHKDLEEKIAHFHQREDAILYASCFDANAGLFEALLTPEDAVISDELNHASIIDGIRLCKANKYRYKHMDMQDLEAKLQDAQKCRLRMVVTDGAFSMDGDIAPLKEICSLAQKYNAIVFIDECHATGFLGPNGRGTDELLGVMDKVTIINSTLGKALGGAAGGYTTGPKGLVDLLRQRSRPYLFSNSLPPAVVGCASKALDLLMESNAIAQSMAAKTTRFRSKMAAAGFTISGNDHPICPVMLGDARLASGMADDMLKRGIYVIGFSYPVVPKGKARIRVQISAVHSEEDIDRCVEAFTEVGRKHGALP